Proteins encoded in a region of the Acidobacteriota bacterium genome:
- a CDS encoding peptidylprolyl isomerase yields the protein MLLVLIALALLSGVPNSQQKPAPKAAPFTTPYSLAEMTGKQAVVETSKGTFVFELLPKAAPNHVGFFMKQARDGAFAGTTFHRVIKYGIIQGGDPISKDPAKAAQYGTGGMNLLKRELSQETHSQGTVSAVLAPGLPDSGGWQFFVCASPQVALDGQYSVFGRVVDGLEVVQAISTIDADANGMAKERVVITSVTIRDTPPPVKPPFVDATVEEMAKARAVLDTTAGEIEVEFFPDKAPETVRNFLQLAVAGVFDATLFHRVVPNFVIQTGSPMHRQTPLTAKQSALIHNLAPEFTNTPNMPGILSMARGEDPGSATTSFFICTGECRGLDNQYAVFGRVVRGMDVVMAIAAVPVDGETPRTAILVRNVLVNR from the coding sequence ATGCTCTTGGTCCTAATCGCATTGGCGTTGCTGTCGGGCGTTCCGAACAGTCAGCAAAAGCCTGCCCCGAAGGCCGCGCCGTTCACCACGCCCTACTCCCTCGCCGAGATGACCGGCAAACAGGCCGTGGTAGAGACGTCGAAGGGGACGTTTGTCTTTGAGCTTCTGCCGAAGGCGGCGCCGAATCATGTCGGCTTTTTCATGAAACAGGCGCGCGATGGCGCGTTCGCGGGCACCACGTTTCACCGCGTGATCAAGTACGGAATCATCCAGGGAGGCGACCCGATCTCGAAAGACCCGGCGAAGGCCGCGCAGTACGGCACGGGCGGCATGAACCTGCTCAAACGGGAACTGAGTCAGGAGACGCACAGCCAGGGAACGGTCAGCGCTGTGCTCGCGCCGGGCCTGCCAGACAGCGGCGGCTGGCAGTTTTTTGTGTGCGCCAGTCCGCAGGTCGCGCTTGACGGCCAGTATTCGGTCTTCGGTCGCGTGGTTGACGGCCTTGAAGTGGTGCAGGCCATCTCCACCATCGATGCCGACGCAAATGGCATGGCGAAAGAACGCGTCGTGATTACCTCGGTGACGATCCGCGACACGCCACCGCCCGTAAAGCCGCCGTTTGTGGATGCGACCGTGGAGGAAATGGCGAAAGCGCGCGCGGTGCTCGACACCACCGCCGGTGAGATCGAGGTGGAGTTCTTCCCCGACAAGGCACCCGAGACCGTCCGCAACTTCCTGCAACTGGCCGTGGCCGGCGTGTTCGACGCCACGCTCTTCCATCGTGTCGTTCCGAATTTCGTCATCCAGACCGGCTCGCCGATGCACCGCCAGACGCCGCTGACCGCGAAGCAATCGGCGCTGATCCACAACCTGGCGCCCGAGTTCACGAACACGCCCAACATGCCGGGCATTCTCTCCATGGCACGCGGCGAGGATCCGGGCAGCGCGACGACCTCGTTTTTCATCTGCACGGGCGAGTGCCGCGGCCTCGACAATCAGTACGCGGTGTTCGGCCGCGTCGTCCGGGGCATGGACGTGGTGATGGCGATCGCGGCGGTGCCGGTGGATGGCGA
- a CDS encoding M20/M25/M40 family metallo-hydrolase yields the protein MDFAAAKAKATTREFTPVPLKATASVTLTQATRSLDSQNVVAKLTGSDTALNTEYVVYTAHWDHLGVSAPAPDGDTIYNGASDNASGTAAILEMARAFKSLPVAPKRTMVFLAVTAEEQGLLGSEYYARFPLYPLNRTLANINVDGMNLWGKTSDVTVIGKGASDLDDYLEAAAKEMNRTLISDPESEKGFYYRSDHFNFAKVGVPAMYLDDGSTFVGKPAGYGQQKREQWTAQDYHKPSDEVKPDWDLAGMAEDGKLYFVVGYRVAQAATYPEWKAGNEFKAVRDKMLGR from the coding sequence GTGGATTTCGCCGCAGCCAAAGCGAAGGCCACCACGCGGGAATTTACACCGGTGCCGCTGAAGGCCACCGCCTCGGTGACGCTCACACAGGCAACTCGCTCACTCGACTCCCAGAATGTCGTCGCCAAACTGACGGGCAGCGATACGGCACTCAACACCGAATACGTCGTCTACACAGCGCACTGGGATCATTTGGGCGTGAGCGCGCCGGCCCCCGACGGCGACACGATCTACAACGGCGCCAGCGACAACGCGAGCGGCACGGCCGCCATTCTGGAGATGGCTCGCGCATTCAAATCACTGCCCGTCGCACCGAAGCGCACGATGGTGTTCCTGGCGGTCACCGCCGAGGAACAGGGCCTGCTCGGCTCCGAGTACTACGCGCGCTTTCCGCTCTACCCGCTCAACCGCACGCTGGCGAACATCAACGTGGACGGCATGAACCTGTGGGGCAAGACGAGCGACGTGACGGTCATCGGCAAGGGCGCCTCCGACCTGGACGACTACCTTGAGGCCGCGGCGAAGGAAATGAACCGCACGTTAATCTCCGACCCCGAGTCCGAGAAAGGCTTCTACTACCGCTCAGACCACTTCAACTTCGCCAAGGTCGGTGTGCCCGCCATGTATCTCGACGACGGGAGTACGTTTGTCGGGAAGCCGGCAGGGTACGGGCAGCAGAAGCGCGAGCAGTGGACGGCGCAGGATTACCACAAGCCGTCCGACGAGGTGAAGCCCGACTGGGATCTGGCCGGCATGGCCGAAGACGGCAAGCTCTACTTCGTCGTCGGCTACCGCGTCGCCCAGGCGGCCACGTACCCCGAGTGGAAAGCCGGCAACGAGTTCAAAGCCGTGCGCGACAAAATGCTGGGGCGGTGA
- a CDS encoding class I SAM-dependent methyltransferase, protein MRNLSAEFGNIDIYLFDQLLKGRISATDRVLDAGCGSGRNAYYLLTQDVDVYAVDANPAAVAGVRELAIELGRPADPAHFRVEPLEALTFDSGSFDVVICSAVLHFARDDDHFEAMMRELWRVLRPGGLFFARLASSIGMESQVRQIAGRRFALPDGSERYLVDEQQLMALMTTLGGQLLDPLKTTVVQGQRAMTTVVVRRA, encoded by the coding sequence ATGCGCAATCTCTCAGCCGAGTTCGGCAACATCGACATCTATCTCTTCGACCAGCTCCTGAAAGGCCGCATCAGCGCCACAGATCGTGTGCTGGACGCAGGCTGCGGCTCAGGGCGCAATGCGTACTACCTGCTGACGCAGGACGTCGATGTCTACGCCGTTGATGCCAATCCGGCGGCGGTGGCGGGTGTGCGCGAACTGGCCATCGAACTCGGGCGGCCGGCCGATCCGGCGCACTTTCGTGTGGAGCCGCTCGAAGCGCTGACCTTCGACTCTGGCTCCTTCGACGTCGTCATCTGCAGCGCCGTGCTGCACTTCGCGCGCGATGACGATCACTTCGAGGCAATGATGCGCGAACTCTGGCGGGTCCTGCGCCCAGGCGGCCTCTTCTTCGCCCGCCTCGCGTCGTCTATCGGGATGGAATCACAGGTGCGCCAAATTGCCGGCCGCCGCTTCGCGTTGCCCGATGGGTCGGAGCGCTACCTCGTGGACGAACAACAGCTCATGGCGCTCATGACCACCCTCGGGGGCCAACTCCTCGATCCCCTGAAGACCACTGTTGTTCAGGGGCAGCGCGCGATGACGACGGTCGTGGTCAGGCGCGCTTGA
- a CDS encoding S9 family peptidase: MLRRTLAIATVILTVAALPPLSADLSQQPQAQAAQQTQPAQAGRGRGGAPQPFDEARARQLYVSDKFEDHAKPNFQAAIDAKAAEDARYAEACKGVMECTKITYRSSVGDMDIPAYLFQPLQKGGPRSRAAMIWVHGGVHGNWAISYFPFVREAVQKGYVIIAPEYRGSTGYGEAHHMAIDYGGYEIDDTLSAVDYLKTLPHVNPDRLGIMGWSHGGFIALHSVFREKHPFKAAVAMVPVTNLFFRLSYKGPSYQRQFATQQRILGLPFEKREIYKERSPIYHVDKLQVPLLVHVATNDTDVNFEEAEQIIDALRARKPTLSETKVYVNPTPGPASVGHTFNRRTNTTTLQRDDSPEQVESWDLVWAFWAKHLK, from the coding sequence ATGCTTCGAAGAACTCTCGCCATCGCCACAGTGATCCTGACCGTGGCGGCCCTGCCGCCGCTCTCAGCTGACCTCTCACAGCAGCCACAGGCTCAGGCCGCGCAACAGACCCAGCCGGCGCAGGCGGGTCGAGGGCGAGGCGGGGCGCCGCAGCCGTTTGACGAGGCTCGCGCGCGCCAGCTCTACGTCAGCGACAAGTTCGAAGACCATGCCAAGCCGAACTTTCAGGCGGCGATTGACGCCAAGGCCGCTGAAGACGCGCGCTACGCCGAAGCCTGCAAAGGCGTCATGGAGTGCACGAAGATCACGTACCGGAGCAGCGTGGGTGACATGGACATTCCCGCGTATCTGTTTCAACCCCTGCAGAAGGGCGGACCGCGCAGCCGTGCGGCCATGATCTGGGTGCACGGCGGGGTGCATGGCAACTGGGCCATCTCGTATTTCCCGTTCGTCCGCGAAGCGGTTCAGAAGGGCTACGTCATCATCGCGCCCGAGTATCGCGGCAGCACCGGCTACGGCGAAGCGCACCACATGGCCATCGACTACGGCGGTTATGAAATTGATGACACGCTGAGTGCGGTCGATTACCTGAAGACCTTGCCGCATGTGAACCCCGACCGGCTGGGCATCATGGGGTGGAGTCACGGCGGGTTCATCGCGCTGCACTCCGTGTTCCGCGAAAAGCACCCGTTCAAGGCCGCAGTGGCGATGGTGCCGGTGACGAACCTCTTTTTCCGGCTGTCGTACAAGGGCCCGAGTTATCAGCGCCAGTTCGCCACGCAGCAGCGCATCCTGGGCCTGCCGTTCGAGAAACGCGAGATCTACAAGGAGCGCTCGCCGATCTACCACGTGGACAAGCTGCAGGTGCCCCTGCTGGTGCACGTGGCGACCAACGACACCGACGTCAACTTCGAGGAAGCCGAGCAGATCATCGACGCGCTCCGCGCGCGCAAACCCACCCTCTCGGAGACGAAGGTCTACGTGAACCCGACGCCCGGTCCTGCCAGTGTGGGCCACACGTTCAACCGGCGCACGAACACCACCACGCTGCAGCGCGACGACTCACCTGAGCAGGTTGAGTCGTGGGATTTGGTGTGGGCGTTCTGGGCGAAGCACCTGAAATGA
- a CDS encoding FtsX-like permease family protein: MDGIASQLAGAFPENKDLRVRVDPFVRRLIGDDVQSTLFTMLAAVFGVMIIACVNVTNLQLARAAERTKEISVRVALGAGRWRIVRQTLVEGLALSSVGALVGIGLAWGGTALFMRAIVDTNPPFWIDVRLDPVVLLFVSAITVTAALVSSLVPGWRLAKTDINGALKDDSRGTTSLRMGRFTRWLVVVEVAVSCVLLVVSGLMVRSIVQNSRLSYPFATEDVFFGALNLDDQSFPTVADVGRRNVMVEERLSQVAGARTVALASDYPRGAGGTQVEVEGRKYEGNDSYPRVHAITASGQFFNVLRVEPVLGRVFDSSDTAGGQAVTVVGEGFARRHLPEGPIGRRVRYGRDSEKGPVFDGPWLTVVGVVPSLVESTGADRPNDILYRPLAQAPLRTLYVLASTAGDPMAIAPGVRQALAQVGEGVPLNNPSALSGELWRQGWPQRVFGGLFMTFGVAALVLASAGLYGVMAFGVRQRTQEIGVRMAMGANRGTVLRMILWQGVWRVGIAVAVGLVPGWQVGKLMGELLEGVSPTDPLVFSVTAITMLASGALASLAPALRAASVDPIVALRGQ, encoded by the coding sequence ATGGACGGCATCGCGTCGCAACTCGCCGGCGCGTTTCCCGAGAACAAGGACCTGCGCGTCAGGGTGGACCCGTTTGTCCGGCGGCTCATCGGAGACGATGTGCAGTCCACGTTGTTTACGATGCTGGCTGCGGTGTTCGGCGTGATGATCATCGCGTGTGTGAACGTGACGAACCTGCAGCTCGCCCGCGCCGCCGAACGCACCAAGGAAATTTCCGTGCGCGTCGCACTCGGCGCCGGGCGATGGCGCATCGTTCGCCAGACGCTGGTGGAAGGTCTGGCGCTCTCAAGTGTTGGAGCACTCGTGGGCATTGGCCTGGCGTGGGGCGGCACGGCGCTGTTCATGCGCGCCATCGTGGATACGAACCCGCCGTTCTGGATTGACGTGCGGCTCGACCCCGTGGTGCTCCTGTTCGTTTCAGCCATCACCGTCACGGCCGCGCTTGTGTCGAGCCTTGTGCCTGGATGGCGACTGGCGAAGACCGACATCAACGGCGCGTTGAAGGACGACAGCCGCGGCACCACCAGCCTGCGTATGGGACGCTTCACACGCTGGCTCGTTGTCGTCGAAGTGGCCGTCTCGTGCGTGCTGCTCGTGGTCTCCGGCCTCATGGTGCGCAGCATCGTGCAGAACAGCCGGTTGAGCTATCCATTTGCAACCGAGGATGTGTTCTTCGGCGCGTTGAACCTGGACGACCAGTCGTTTCCGACCGTGGCGGACGTGGGAAGGCGCAACGTGATGGTGGAGGAACGGCTGTCGCAGGTGGCCGGCGCCCGGACGGTCGCACTGGCGAGCGACTACCCTCGAGGGGCCGGCGGCACACAGGTGGAGGTCGAAGGCCGCAAGTACGAGGGCAACGATTCGTATCCGCGCGTGCACGCCATCACTGCATCTGGACAGTTCTTCAACGTGTTGCGGGTGGAGCCGGTGCTGGGTCGGGTGTTCGACTCGAGCGACACCGCTGGCGGACAAGCGGTGACCGTCGTGGGCGAGGGTTTCGCTCGCCGGCATTTGCCCGAGGGGCCCATTGGCCGCAGAGTTCGCTATGGCCGTGATTCGGAAAAAGGCCCGGTGTTCGATGGACCGTGGCTGACGGTGGTGGGAGTGGTGCCGAGCCTGGTGGAGAGCACTGGCGCGGATCGGCCCAACGACATTCTGTATCGGCCGCTCGCGCAAGCGCCCTTGCGGACGTTGTATGTGCTGGCGTCCACGGCCGGCGATCCGATGGCGATTGCTCCCGGCGTGCGGCAGGCGTTGGCGCAGGTGGGCGAAGGTGTGCCCCTCAATAACCCGAGTGCGCTCAGCGGAGAACTGTGGCGGCAAGGATGGCCGCAGCGTGTATTCGGCGGCCTCTTCATGACGTTTGGCGTGGCCGCACTGGTGCTGGCGTCGGCCGGACTCTACGGCGTGATGGCGTTTGGTGTGCGGCAACGCACCCAGGAGATCGGTGTACGGATGGCGATGGGCGCGAACCGCGGCACTGTGCTGCGCATGATCCTGTGGCAGGGAGTCTGGCGTGTCGGCATTGCGGTGGCCGTCGGTCTCGTCCCAGGCTGGCAGGTGGGGAAACTGATGGGCGAACTGCTCGAGGGCGTGTCGCCGACCGACCCGCTCGTATTTTCTGTGACGGCGATCACCATGCTCGCCAGTGGCGCACTGGCCAGCCTGGCGCCCGCCCTTCGCGCCGCGTCAGTGGACCCGATCGTGGCGTTGCGCGGGCAGTGA
- a CDS encoding ABC transporter permease: MGGWWQDLRYAVRMIAKHPGASALAVVALALGIGLTTTMFSIVQGAVLRGLPYEGAEKIHYLSVTSPTNPEGESVSFHDFMDWRSRQQSFESLEGYNQLGLTVTSTSGYPERLRGVRVTPGVFQSIRVTPALGRDFTNADAVPGAPAVIIIGHAVWESRYGSRADAIGQVLTVNGVPTTVVGVMPPKFAFPSRTTPGFLSPSRSPPNAAPAAGSTSSVA, from the coding sequence ATGGGTGGGTGGTGGCAGGATCTTCGGTATGCCGTGCGGATGATTGCGAAACACCCAGGCGCCTCAGCCCTCGCGGTGGTCGCACTGGCTCTGGGCATCGGCCTGACCACCACGATGTTCAGCATTGTGCAGGGCGCGGTCCTGCGCGGACTGCCCTATGAAGGCGCGGAGAAGATTCACTACCTCTCAGTGACGTCGCCCACGAACCCCGAGGGCGAATCCGTGAGCTTCCACGACTTCATGGACTGGCGCAGCCGGCAACAGTCGTTCGAGTCGCTCGAGGGCTACAACCAGCTGGGCCTGACAGTCACGAGCACCAGCGGATATCCCGAACGGCTCCGAGGCGTGCGGGTCACGCCCGGCGTCTTCCAGTCGATCCGTGTCACGCCTGCGCTTGGTCGCGACTTCACGAATGCTGATGCCGTGCCCGGCGCACCGGCTGTGATCATCATCGGCCACGCGGTGTGGGAATCGCGATACGGATCGCGGGCCGACGCCATCGGCCAGGTCCTCACCGTTAACGGCGTCCCCACCACCGTGGTTGGCGTGATGCCTCCGAAGTTCGCGTTCCCCAGTCGCACAACGCCTGGATTCCTCTCTCCTTCACGCTCGCCGCCAAACGCGGCACCGGCGGCCGGGTCAACGTCATCGGTCGCCTGA
- a CDS encoding FAD-binding protein, with the protein MSPVAAAIAHLKALLGPVITENATVRENHSHGESYHAPAAPDAVCFPRTTEDVVEIMRVSAKFGVPVVPFGAGSSLEGHVHALRGGLSIDLTQMNRILRVSQEDMDVTVEAGVTRLQLGKALRNTGLMFPVDPGADATIGGMTATRASGTTAVRYGTMRENVLALKVVMPDGTVITTGTRARKSSAGYDLTRLFVGSEGTLGVITEVTLRLHPVPEAVAAAVCAFDSLQGAVDTVIAVIQLGLRVARIEVLDAQQLDAINKYSKTDYPLVPTLFFEFHGDHDKHVAEQAETVQGLAAERGGHSFEWATKLEERDRLWHARHNALYASLALRPGSRAWTTDVCVPISRLAECIIATAEDNKEAPFPVCMVGHAGDGNFHMLYVLDPTSASELEVAKRLNDRLVDRALAMDGTCTGEHGIGSGKMASLVKEHGAGVDVMRAIKRALDPDNRMNPGKVVDLPS; encoded by the coding sequence ATGTCCCCCGTCGCCGCAGCCATCGCCCACCTGAAAGCCCTGCTCGGTCCCGTGATCACGGAGAACGCGACCGTCCGTGAGAACCATTCGCATGGCGAGTCGTATCACGCGCCCGCCGCTCCGGATGCCGTGTGTTTCCCTCGCACCACCGAGGACGTGGTGGAGATCATGCGAGTGAGCGCGAAGTTTGGTGTGCCGGTGGTGCCGTTTGGCGCAGGCTCTTCGCTCGAAGGGCATGTGCACGCGCTGCGAGGAGGTCTGTCGATCGACCTCACGCAGATGAACAGGATCCTACGCGTGAGCCAGGAGGACATGGACGTCACCGTTGAGGCCGGTGTCACGCGCCTGCAGTTGGGCAAGGCACTGCGCAACACGGGTCTGATGTTTCCGGTGGACCCGGGCGCCGACGCCACCATCGGCGGCATGACGGCCACGCGCGCATCGGGCACCACGGCCGTTCGTTACGGCACGATGCGCGAGAACGTGCTGGCGCTCAAGGTGGTGATGCCCGACGGCACGGTGATCACCACCGGCACCCGCGCCAGGAAATCGTCTGCGGGCTACGACCTCACGCGGTTGTTTGTGGGGTCGGAGGGCACGCTGGGTGTCATCACCGAGGTCACGCTGAGGCTGCATCCAGTACCGGAGGCTGTGGCGGCCGCAGTGTGCGCGTTCGACTCTCTGCAGGGCGCGGTGGATACGGTCATCGCGGTGATTCAGCTTGGCTTGCGCGTAGCGCGCATCGAGGTGCTTGACGCACAGCAACTGGATGCGATCAATAAGTACTCGAAGACCGATTACCCACTCGTGCCGACGTTGTTCTTTGAGTTTCACGGCGACCACGACAAACACGTGGCCGAGCAGGCCGAGACTGTGCAAGGTCTGGCGGCCGAGCGTGGCGGCCACAGCTTCGAGTGGGCGACGAAACTCGAGGAGCGCGATCGCTTGTGGCACGCGCGGCACAACGCGCTCTACGCGTCGCTGGCGCTGCGTCCCGGGTCGCGCGCCTGGACCACGGATGTGTGCGTCCCGATCTCGCGCCTCGCCGAGTGCATCATCGCCACCGCCGAGGACAACAAGGAGGCGCCATTCCCCGTCTGCATGGTGGGCCATGCGGGCGACGGCAACTTCCACATGCTGTACGTGCTCGACCCCACCAGCGCGTCGGAGCTTGAGGTGGCAAAGCGCCTCAACGACCGCCTGGTAGACCGCGCCCTCGCCATGGACGGCACCTGCACCGGCGAGCACGGCATTGGCTCCGGCAAGATGGCATCGCTCGTGAAGGAGCACGGCGCGGGCGTCGACGTCATGCGCGCCATCAAACGCGCCCTCGACCCCGACAACCGAATGAACCCTGGCAAGGTCGTCGATTTGCCCTCGTAG
- a CDS encoding Fic family protein, which translates to MAKVLAVFRRIHALRERYYQAAIGKGALIALIGEAEVAEQVYNSNAIENSTLTLDETEKILRQIDLDRFISERDIFEAKNLARVVSYIDKTAGAQELTLDVMRLLHKMLIANIRDDIAGRFRVSGEYVRVGSHIAPPPEAVRDRLEQMMVAFRASDRDHIIRRVARFHLTFEHAHPFVDGNGRIGRVLNNYVLLREGFVPINIKFIDRQRYYDAFVEFDRHGRTGIMEDIVGKALTNSYHKRLAYLEGKTIMPLVEFARSQGVSHSNLINKAHRQTIEAFLEKGVWKIGA; encoded by the coding sequence ATGGCCAAGGTTCTCGCCGTCTTCCGGAGAATCCACGCGCTTCGGGAGCGGTACTACCAGGCGGCGATCGGAAAGGGGGCGCTGATTGCCCTCATCGGCGAAGCCGAAGTCGCTGAGCAGGTCTACAACTCCAACGCCATCGAGAACAGCACGCTGACGCTGGATGAGACAGAAAAGATCCTCCGCCAGATCGATCTCGACAGGTTCATTTCAGAACGGGACATCTTCGAAGCGAAGAACCTCGCGCGCGTGGTTTCCTACATCGACAAGACGGCTGGCGCGCAGGAACTCACGCTGGACGTCATGCGGCTCCTGCACAAGATGCTGATCGCCAACATCCGCGATGACATTGCAGGACGATTCAGGGTCTCCGGAGAATATGTTCGCGTGGGAAGCCACATTGCGCCGCCGCCGGAGGCGGTTCGCGATCGGCTGGAGCAAATGATGGTGGCCTTCCGTGCCAGCGACCGGGACCACATCATTAGACGCGTCGCGAGATTCCACCTGACCTTTGAACACGCGCACCCGTTCGTGGACGGCAACGGACGCATCGGGCGCGTGCTGAACAACTACGTCCTTCTCCGGGAAGGATTCGTTCCGATCAACATCAAATTCATCGATCGCCAGCGCTACTATGACGCGTTTGTGGAGTTTGACCGGCACGGCCGAACGGGCATCATGGAAGACATCGTGGGAAAGGCGCTCACGAACAGTTACCACAAACGCCTGGCCTATCTCGAAGGCAAAACCATCATGCCTCTGGTTGAATTCGCCAGGTCTCAGGGCGTGTCTCATTCCAATCTGATCAACAAAGCCCACCGGCAGACCATCGAGGCGTTCCTGGAAAAAGGGGTGTGGAAGATCGGCGCCTGA
- a CDS encoding ABC transporter permease, producing MRDLRHAIRFLWLNKAFSATAILTLAIGLGANTALFGLLNSTSKPLAVPNPEQIVAIAGEVKADETGGFQYLFSTEALKDLRQRAESFSDVMGLLIRVGGLSSEGRVSQFWFAAVSDNYFSGLGVTPAHGTLISTAAGSPARIVLGHSFWMKMFGGDPNVIGKQVRVEGEPAVIIGVVPASFRGTQMAIELDGYVALDDFGVLDPDAKTWLYNNRKARAVQLYGRLKPGVTVDEAQASLDVLMSTIETEHPETDRGISARVIPEPLARPLPMRAVTNAIPRVQLFGMTLAGLVLLLACMNVANLLLVRATAREREMAVRAALGASRLGLVRLMVTEGLVLSGLGGIAGLGLGVWVTTAFLANLDLGSSIPLRLDAEFDARVFTFALVVAVATGIGIGVWPAWRASRADARAALHDGGRAHSDSRDRQRLRRLFVVAQIAGSLVLLVVASLFVRSLWSAERIDLGFDANRLITVRLDPKQIGYDEARTITFYDELQRRAAALPGVESAAIAFTTPMSYLVNGGQVYVEGQSLPESGQPPALFMNRVGRNYFPTVGIPIVRGRGFVETDEHYTPLTRRVAIVNELMAAKYWPGEDPIGKRFRAFDPAGPFLEVVGVARDSKYVLIFEQPRPYFYLPLERAISLRTLHVRTFGPPAALAPLIEKEIKNLAPGLPMAELQTMQQSLAGLFGFLIFRIGSVQAGGMGILGLVLALIGVYGVVSFGASLRTREIGIRVALGAQPLDVLQLILGQGLQLVGAGIVLGLGIAIAISRMLAAGIPLVNGADRGAFAVVAGGLAALALWSCYVPARRATRVPVTTALRHE from the coding sequence GTGCGCGACCTCCGCCATGCCATCCGCTTCCTCTGGCTGAACAAGGCCTTCTCGGCCACGGCCATCCTGACGCTGGCCATCGGCCTGGGCGCGAACACGGCGCTGTTCGGGCTGCTCAACAGCACCTCCAAACCGCTCGCGGTGCCGAATCCCGAGCAGATTGTCGCCATCGCCGGCGAGGTGAAGGCCGACGAGACGGGCGGCTTCCAGTACCTGTTCTCCACGGAAGCGCTGAAGGACCTGCGGCAGCGCGCCGAGTCGTTCAGCGACGTCATGGGCCTGCTCATTCGCGTCGGCGGCCTGTCGAGCGAAGGCCGCGTGTCGCAGTTCTGGTTCGCTGCAGTCAGCGACAACTACTTCAGCGGCCTCGGTGTAACGCCCGCGCATGGCACGCTCATCTCCACCGCCGCCGGCTCCCCGGCGCGCATCGTCCTCGGCCATTCCTTCTGGATGAAGATGTTCGGCGGCGACCCTAACGTGATCGGCAAGCAGGTGCGCGTGGAGGGCGAACCCGCGGTCATCATCGGTGTGGTGCCGGCGTCGTTTCGCGGCACGCAGATGGCCATCGAGCTGGACGGCTATGTGGCGCTCGACGACTTCGGCGTGCTTGACCCGGACGCGAAGACCTGGCTCTACAACAACCGGAAGGCGCGGGCCGTTCAGCTCTACGGGCGACTCAAGCCCGGCGTGACCGTGGACGAGGCACAAGCATCGCTCGACGTGTTGATGTCCACGATCGAGACCGAGCATCCCGAGACCGACCGCGGCATCAGCGCGCGTGTCATTCCCGAGCCTCTGGCGCGGCCGCTGCCGATGCGCGCGGTGACCAACGCCATTCCGCGTGTGCAGCTTTTCGGGATGACGCTGGCGGGGCTGGTGCTGTTGCTGGCGTGTATGAATGTGGCGAACCTGCTGCTGGTGCGCGCCACCGCGCGCGAGCGCGAGATGGCCGTGCGTGCGGCGCTTGGCGCGAGCCGGCTGGGACTGGTGCGGCTGATGGTCACGGAAGGGTTGGTGCTCTCGGGCCTCGGCGGCATCGCGGGACTGGGCCTGGGTGTGTGGGTGACCACCGCGTTTCTGGCGAATCTTGATTTGGGATCGAGCATTCCGCTGCGACTGGATGCGGAGTTCGACGCGCGCGTCTTTACGTTCGCGTTGGTGGTGGCCGTGGCCACGGGAATCGGCATTGGCGTGTGGCCGGCGTGGCGCGCGTCGCGCGCCGATGCGAGGGCGGCGCTGCATGATGGCGGTCGCGCGCATTCGGACAGCCGTGATCGTCAGCGCCTCCGCCGCCTCTTCGTCGTCGCCCAGATCGCCGGATCGCTGGTGCTGCTTGTGGTGGCCAGTCTCTTTGTCAGGAGTTTGTGGTCGGCCGAGCGGATCGATCTCGGCTTCGATGCCAATCGCCTGATCACGGTGCGGCTCGATCCGAAGCAGATTGGATACGACGAAGCGCGCACAATCACCTTCTACGATGAACTCCAGCGCCGTGCGGCGGCTCTGCCCGGGGTCGAGTCGGCGGCGATCGCGTTCACCACGCCGATGAGTTATCTGGTGAATGGCGGTCAGGTTTATGTGGAGGGCCAGTCGTTGCCGGAGAGTGGCCAGCCGCCGGCGTTGTTCATGAATCGCGTGGGGCGCAACTACTTCCCTACCGTAGGCATTCCCATCGTGCGCGGCCGCGGGTTCGTCGAAACCGACGAGCACTACACCCCGCTCACCCGCCGCGTGGCCATCGTCAACGAGTTGATGGCGGCGAAGTACTGGCCGGGCGAGGACCCCATCGGCAAGCGATTCCGGGCGTTTGATCCCGCGGGGCCATTCCTTGAGGTGGTGGGCGTGGCGCGCGACTCCAAGTACGTGCTCATCTTCGAGCAGCCGCGGCCGTATTTCTACCTGCCGCTCGAGCGGGCCATCTCGTTGCGCACGCTCCACGTGCGCACCTTCGGCCCCCCGGCCGCGCTCGCGCCGCTCATCGAGAAGGAGATCAAGAATCTCGCGCCCGGTCTTCCCATGGCGGAGTTGCAGACGATGCAGCAGTCGCTGGCGGGGTTGTTTGGCTTTCTGATCTTCAGGATTGGTTCTGTGCAGGCGGGCGGGATGGGCATTCTCGGCCTGGTGCTGGCGCTCATCGGCGTCTACGGCGTGGTGTCATTCGGCGCCAGCCTGCGGACGCGCGAGATCGGCATCCGCGTAGCGCTGGGCGCCCAACCCCTGGACGTTCTGCAGCTCATCCTCGGCCAGGGCCTGCAACTGGTGGGCGCAGGGATCGTGCTGGGCCTCGGCATCGCGATTGCGATCAGTCGCATGCTGGCGGCCGGTATCCCGTTGGTGAATGGCGCGGACAGGGGCGCGTTCGCGGTGGTGGCGGGTGGGCTCGCTGCGCTCGCGTTGTGGTCGTGCTACGTTCCGGCACGACGTGCGACGCGCGTGCCGGTTACTACTGCGTTGCGACACGAGTGA